In one Cloacibacillus sp. An23 genomic region, the following are encoded:
- a CDS encoding DUF4911 domain-containing protein, whose product MKPEIKALRFTVPHKDIYYISWIIDAAEGIGFLQTDDAKAGRITVFTPVEQEKYILSLMNALRDEGIPIENEDCDEGTGEIKE is encoded by the coding sequence GTGAAGCCCGAGATAAAAGCGCTGAGATTTACAGTTCCGCACAAGGACATATATTATATAAGCTGGATAATAGACGCGGCCGAAGGCATAGGCTTCCTCCAGACGGACGACGCGAAGGCGGGCAGGATAACCGTTTTCACCCCCGTCGAACAGGAAAAGTATATATTGAGCCTTATGAACGCGCTGCGGGACGAAGGCATTCCAATAGAGAATGAAGACTGCGACGAAGGGACTGGAGAAATAAAAGAATGA